From a single Osmerus eperlanus chromosome 8, fOsmEpe2.1, whole genome shotgun sequence genomic region:
- the acot20 gene encoding acyl-coenzyme A thioesterase 1, whose protein sequence is MQFQSALRLLKVTSRAFSLIAMRSTSHQVCIQLLPGPGSFFDEAVQVKVEGLAPQQQVELRSRLTDHKGVVFKASSVYIADATGQVDVCTSPSLSGTYTGVEPMGLFWSMAPETPHKKVFIKTASSPILVNIDALSNTGEVLASETSERQFMIEGMRRIPLKEDKVRGVLFLPPGEGPFPGVVDIYTLGGGPCEARASLLANKGFAVLALAYYGYEDLPKIIPKKFDLEYFEAAVAFLGGHPLVQGPGIGVISISKSGDLALSMASFLSRISATVSINGCNSPVLSSLHYKDIIIPYLAPVFENITVTPSGIIDIRDALPDPMATEKTRKSVIPVERASCQFLIVASEDDRNWNSCLFAEQSAARLRDCKKDNFELVRYPNAGHFLEVPFMPHCPSAFHAAVGKDVMFGGQTKAHSEAQLDLWSRVQKFFRKHLENQTHSQKAML, encoded by the exons ATGCAATTTCAGAGCGCTTTACGTTTACTGAAAGTGACATCTAGAGCGTTTTCACTAATAGCAATGCGTTCGACATCACATCAAGTATGCATACAACTTCTTCCAGGCCCTGGCTCTTTCTTTGACGAGGCTGTGCAGGTGAAAGTGGAGGGACTTGCACCACAACAGCAAGTGGAGTTGAGATCAAGGTTGACTGACCACAAAGGGGTCGTCTTCAAAGCGTCTTCAGTGTACATTGCAGATGCAACCGGGCAGGTGGATGTATGTACCTCCCCTTCCTTGAGCGGGACCTACACCGGTGTCGAGCCTATGGGTTTGTTTTGGTCCATGGCGCCCGAGACCCCGCACAAAAAAGTGTTTATTAAGACTGCGTCGAGTCCGATACTTGTCAACATAGACGCCCTCAGCAATACTGGTGAAGTATTGGCTTCAGAGACTAGCGAAAGGCAGTTCATGATAGAGGGCATGCGTAGGATACCACTGAAGGAGGACAAAGTTCGAGGAGTCCTGTTTCTGCCACCGG gcGAGGGTCCCTTCCCAGGAGTTGTGGATATATACACACTGGGTGGTGGTCCGTGTGAAGCACGAGCCAGTCTGCTGGCAAACAAAGGCTTTGCGGTTCTGGCCCTGGCATATTATGGATATGAAGACCTGCCCAAAATTATACCCAAGAAATTTGACCTGGAATACTTTGAAGCAGCAGTAGCTTTCCTTGGAGGACATCCACTG GTCCAAGGTCCTGGAATAGGTGTCATTTCAATCTCCAAAAGTGGAGATTTGGCACTGTCAATGGCATCTTTTCTGTCTAGGATCTCAGCAACAGTATCTATCAATGGCTGCAATTCACCTGTCTTGTCCTCATTGCATTACAAAGACATCATCATCCCTTACTTGGCACCTGTGTTTGAGAACATCACCGTCACACCATCTGGTATTATTGACATCCGCGATGCCCTTCCAGACCCCATGGCGACAGAGAAGACCCGGAAGTCTGTGATCCCTGTAGAACGTGCCAGTTGCCAGTTCCTCATTGTTGCCTCAGAAGATGACAGGAACTGGAACAGCTGTCTCTTCGCAGAGCAGTCTGCAGCGAGACTGAGAGACTGCAAAAAAGATAACTTTGAGTTGGTGAGGTATCCCAATGCAGGGCATTTCCTGGAGGTGCCCTTCATGCCCCATTGCCCATCTGCCTTCCATGCTGCAGTGGGTAAAGATGTGATGTTTGGGGGGCAAACAAAAGCTCATTCAGAGGCACAGTTGGACCTGTGGAGCAGAGTCCAGAAGTTCTTCAGGAAGCATCTAGAaaaccagacacacagccagaaaGCTATGCTATAA
- the gpr176 gene encoding G-protein coupled receptor 176 isoform X1, translating to MDVGSWVPTAGDGSANLTAANLLLDFQNASGPSTPWDNEVTRLKNQQRLTQEQVYRDFTTTIQVLVLIGCLFGNAMVLWCTCCTNVFKSVTRCFIKNLACSGICAGLVCVPFDVALGASPPCCWWLHTLLVCKTIKFLHKLFCSVTVLSFAVIALDRYYSVLYPLERKISDTKSRELVIYVWIHAAVVSVPVFAVTNVTDIYATSSCSDSRPRSMGHLVYVVVYNVTTVILPLAVVFLFMVLIRRALSTSQKKKVIIAALRTPQNSISIPYVSQREAELHATLLAVVLAFSACSAPYGVLVVYRSILGESEELSPSLYLTAIWLPKLSLLTNPLLFLTVNRSARRCLLDLVARLHRRYSRRNVVSTAGLGGEGGAGGPVGLEASARSGSQLLEMFNIGQQQIFRPTDEEEEEVENEIPTTGLGTQLNEDLQERPRLVGQGEATGPHLDTLPQAGVGEGTVVAKEIPPPAVALRGSPIHTCAYTSSAQVAPATPTEPEDATQFGFGPFELPPQWLPETRNSKKRLLPPLGNTPEELIQTKQPRPRPERRISRNNKIFLLEVQRHSLSALLPLSCPPPPPPICTQRISHRWELYMEGLRRVWFDPMPRSTLLT from the exons ATGGATGTTGGCAGCTGGGTACCGACCGCAGGGGACGGGTCTGCAAATTTGACTGCGGCCAACCTTTTGCTGGACTTCCAAAACGCTTCGGGTCCAAGTACACCATGGGATAACGAGGTGACACGTTTGAAGAATCAGCAGCGCCTCACCCAAGAACAAGTCTACCGGGACTTTACCACCACCATACAAGTTCTTGTCCTGATTGGGTGTCTGTTTG gcAATGCCATGGTGCTGTGGTGCACCTGCTGCACCAACGTCTTCAAGTCTGTGACCAGGTGCTTCATCAAGAACCTGGCGTGTTCTGGTATCTGTGccggcctggtgtgtgtgccgTTCGACGTGGCCTTGGGCGCTAGCCCTCCTTGTTGCTGGTGGctccacacactgctggtcTGCAAGACTATCAAGTTTCTGCACAAGCTCTTCTGCTCTGTCACCGTGTTAAGCTTTGCTGTCATCGCTCTCGACAG ATACTACTCTGTCCTGTACCCTCTAGAAAGGAAGATCTCGGATACCAAATCTCGAGAACTGGTCATCTACGTGTGGATCCACGCTGCCGTGGTGAGCGTGCCCGTGTTCGCCGTCACCAACGTAACGGACATTTACGCCACGTCCTCCTGCTCGGACAGCCGGCCCCGCTCCATGGGCCACCTGGTCTATGTGGTGGTGTACAACGTCACCACGGTTATCCTTCCTCTGGCCGTGGTCTTCCTGTTTATGGTCCTGATCCGTCGAGCCCTCAGCACTAGCCAGAAGAAGAAAGTCATCATTGCTGCTTTGAGGACACCTCAGAACAGCATCTCCATCCCGTACGTGTCCCAGCGCGAGGCTGAGCTCCATGCCACCCTCCTGGCTGTGGTGCTGGCCTTCTCGGCCTGCAGCGCCCCCTACGGAGTCCTGGTGGTCTACCGCAGCATCCTGGGGGAGAGCGAGgagctgtctccctccctgtaccTCACGGCCATCTGGCTGCCCAAGCTGTCCCTGCTCACCAACCCTCTGCTGTTCTTGACGGTGAACCGTTCCGCCCGGCGGTGCCTGCTGGACCTGGTGGCCCGGCTGCACAGACGCTACAGCCGCCGCAACGTGGTCAGTACCGCGGGGCTGGGTGGCGAGGGCGGAGCCGGGGGGCCCGTGGGGCTCGAGGCCTCGGCCCGCTCAGGTAGCCAGCTTCTGGAAATGTTCAACATTGGGCAGCAGCAGATCTTCCGACCCAccgatgaagaagaggaggaggtggagaatgagatccccacaaCAGGGCTTGGGACTCAGTTGAATGAGGACCTCCAGGAAAGGCCAAGACTTGTAGGGCAGGGGGAGGCCACTGGCCCCCACTTGGATACCTTGCCACAGGCTGGAGTTGGGGAGGGAACAGTTGTGGCCAAGGAGATCCCTCCCCCTGCCGTAGCTCTGCGGGGGTCCCCGATCCACACCTGCGCTTATACCTCCTCGGCACAGGTGGCCCCGGCCACGCCCACGGAGCCTGAGGACGCCACCCAGTTTGGGTTTGGGCCCTTTGAGCTGCCGCCCCAGTGGCTGCCTGAGACCAGGAACAGTAAGAAGAGACTGCTGCCCCCCTTGGGGAACACTCCGGAAGAGCTGATCCAGACCAAGCAGCCCCGCCCACGGCCCGAGCGCCGCATCAGCAGAAACAACAAG ATTTTCCTTCTTGAGGTGCAGCGGCATAGCCTTTCTGCTCTACTGCCTTtgagttgccccccccccccccctccgattTGCACTCAAAG GATATCTCATAGGTGGGAGCTGTACATGGAAGGATTGAGAAGGGTTTGGTTTGATCCTATGCCAAGATCGACCCTATTGACTTAA
- the gpr176 gene encoding G-protein coupled receptor 176 isoform X2: protein MDVGSWVPTAGDGSANLTAANLLLDFQNASGPSTPWDNEVTRLKNQQRLTQEQVYRDFTTTIQVLVLIGCLFGNAMVLWCTCCTNVFKSVTRCFIKNLACSGICAGLVCVPFDVALGASPPCCWWLHTLLVCKTIKFLHKLFCSVTVLSFAVIALDRYYSVLYPLERKISDTKSRELVIYVWIHAAVVSVPVFAVTNVTDIYATSSCSDSRPRSMGHLVYVVVYNVTTVILPLAVVFLFMVLIRRALSTSQKKKVIIAALRTPQNSISIPYVSQREAELHATLLAVVLAFSACSAPYGVLVVYRSILGESEELSPSLYLTAIWLPKLSLLTNPLLFLTVNRSARRCLLDLVARLHRRYSRRNVVSTAGLGGEGGAGGPVGLEASARSGSQLLEMFNIGQQQIFRPTDEEEEEVENEIPTTGLGTQLNEDLQERPRLVGQGEATGPHLDTLPQAGVGEGTVVAKEIPPPAVALRGSPIHTCAYTSSAQVAPATPTEPEDATQFGFGPFELPPQWLPETRNSKKRLLPPLGNTPEELIQTKQPRPRPERRISRNNKIFLLEVQRHSLSALLPLSCPPPPPPICTQR from the exons ATGGATGTTGGCAGCTGGGTACCGACCGCAGGGGACGGGTCTGCAAATTTGACTGCGGCCAACCTTTTGCTGGACTTCCAAAACGCTTCGGGTCCAAGTACACCATGGGATAACGAGGTGACACGTTTGAAGAATCAGCAGCGCCTCACCCAAGAACAAGTCTACCGGGACTTTACCACCACCATACAAGTTCTTGTCCTGATTGGGTGTCTGTTTG gcAATGCCATGGTGCTGTGGTGCACCTGCTGCACCAACGTCTTCAAGTCTGTGACCAGGTGCTTCATCAAGAACCTGGCGTGTTCTGGTATCTGTGccggcctggtgtgtgtgccgTTCGACGTGGCCTTGGGCGCTAGCCCTCCTTGTTGCTGGTGGctccacacactgctggtcTGCAAGACTATCAAGTTTCTGCACAAGCTCTTCTGCTCTGTCACCGTGTTAAGCTTTGCTGTCATCGCTCTCGACAG ATACTACTCTGTCCTGTACCCTCTAGAAAGGAAGATCTCGGATACCAAATCTCGAGAACTGGTCATCTACGTGTGGATCCACGCTGCCGTGGTGAGCGTGCCCGTGTTCGCCGTCACCAACGTAACGGACATTTACGCCACGTCCTCCTGCTCGGACAGCCGGCCCCGCTCCATGGGCCACCTGGTCTATGTGGTGGTGTACAACGTCACCACGGTTATCCTTCCTCTGGCCGTGGTCTTCCTGTTTATGGTCCTGATCCGTCGAGCCCTCAGCACTAGCCAGAAGAAGAAAGTCATCATTGCTGCTTTGAGGACACCTCAGAACAGCATCTCCATCCCGTACGTGTCCCAGCGCGAGGCTGAGCTCCATGCCACCCTCCTGGCTGTGGTGCTGGCCTTCTCGGCCTGCAGCGCCCCCTACGGAGTCCTGGTGGTCTACCGCAGCATCCTGGGGGAGAGCGAGgagctgtctccctccctgtaccTCACGGCCATCTGGCTGCCCAAGCTGTCCCTGCTCACCAACCCTCTGCTGTTCTTGACGGTGAACCGTTCCGCCCGGCGGTGCCTGCTGGACCTGGTGGCCCGGCTGCACAGACGCTACAGCCGCCGCAACGTGGTCAGTACCGCGGGGCTGGGTGGCGAGGGCGGAGCCGGGGGGCCCGTGGGGCTCGAGGCCTCGGCCCGCTCAGGTAGCCAGCTTCTGGAAATGTTCAACATTGGGCAGCAGCAGATCTTCCGACCCAccgatgaagaagaggaggaggtggagaatgagatccccacaaCAGGGCTTGGGACTCAGTTGAATGAGGACCTCCAGGAAAGGCCAAGACTTGTAGGGCAGGGGGAGGCCACTGGCCCCCACTTGGATACCTTGCCACAGGCTGGAGTTGGGGAGGGAACAGTTGTGGCCAAGGAGATCCCTCCCCCTGCCGTAGCTCTGCGGGGGTCCCCGATCCACACCTGCGCTTATACCTCCTCGGCACAGGTGGCCCCGGCCACGCCCACGGAGCCTGAGGACGCCACCCAGTTTGGGTTTGGGCCCTTTGAGCTGCCGCCCCAGTGGCTGCCTGAGACCAGGAACAGTAAGAAGAGACTGCTGCCCCCCTTGGGGAACACTCCGGAAGAGCTGATCCAGACCAAGCAGCCCCGCCCACGGCCCGAGCGCCGCATCAGCAGAAACAACAAG ATTTTCCTTCTTGAGGTGCAGCGGCATAGCCTTTCTGCTCTACTGCCTTtgagttgccccccccccccccctccgattTGCACTCAAAGGTGA
- the gpr176 gene encoding G-protein coupled receptor 176 isoform X3, which produces MDVGSWVPTAGDGSANLTAANLLLDFQNASGPSTPWDNEVTRLKNQQRLTQEQVYRDFTTTIQVLVLIGCLFGNAMVLWCTCCTNVFKSVTRCFIKNLACSGICAGLVCVPFDVALGASPPCCWWLHTLLVCKTIKFLHKLFCSVTVLSFAVIALDRYYSVLYPLERKISDTKSRELVIYVWIHAAVVSVPVFAVTNVTDIYATSSCSDSRPRSMGHLVYVVVYNVTTVILPLAVVFLFMVLIRRALSTSQKKKVIIAALRTPQNSISIPYVSQREAELHATLLAVVLAFSACSAPYGVLVVYRSILGESEELSPSLYLTAIWLPKLSLLTNPLLFLTVNRSARRCLLDLVARLHRRYSRRNVVSTAGLGGEGGAGGPVGLEASARSGSQLLEMFNIGQQQIFRPTDEEEEEVENEIPTTGLGTQLNEDLQERPRLVGQGEATGPHLDTLPQAGVGEGTVVAKEIPPPAVALRGSPIHTCAYTSSAQVAPATPTEPEDATQFGFGPFELPPQWLPETRNSKKRLLPPLGNTPEELIQTKQPRPRPERRISRNNKVSTFPSVDP; this is translated from the exons ATGGATGTTGGCAGCTGGGTACCGACCGCAGGGGACGGGTCTGCAAATTTGACTGCGGCCAACCTTTTGCTGGACTTCCAAAACGCTTCGGGTCCAAGTACACCATGGGATAACGAGGTGACACGTTTGAAGAATCAGCAGCGCCTCACCCAAGAACAAGTCTACCGGGACTTTACCACCACCATACAAGTTCTTGTCCTGATTGGGTGTCTGTTTG gcAATGCCATGGTGCTGTGGTGCACCTGCTGCACCAACGTCTTCAAGTCTGTGACCAGGTGCTTCATCAAGAACCTGGCGTGTTCTGGTATCTGTGccggcctggtgtgtgtgccgTTCGACGTGGCCTTGGGCGCTAGCCCTCCTTGTTGCTGGTGGctccacacactgctggtcTGCAAGACTATCAAGTTTCTGCACAAGCTCTTCTGCTCTGTCACCGTGTTAAGCTTTGCTGTCATCGCTCTCGACAG ATACTACTCTGTCCTGTACCCTCTAGAAAGGAAGATCTCGGATACCAAATCTCGAGAACTGGTCATCTACGTGTGGATCCACGCTGCCGTGGTGAGCGTGCCCGTGTTCGCCGTCACCAACGTAACGGACATTTACGCCACGTCCTCCTGCTCGGACAGCCGGCCCCGCTCCATGGGCCACCTGGTCTATGTGGTGGTGTACAACGTCACCACGGTTATCCTTCCTCTGGCCGTGGTCTTCCTGTTTATGGTCCTGATCCGTCGAGCCCTCAGCACTAGCCAGAAGAAGAAAGTCATCATTGCTGCTTTGAGGACACCTCAGAACAGCATCTCCATCCCGTACGTGTCCCAGCGCGAGGCTGAGCTCCATGCCACCCTCCTGGCTGTGGTGCTGGCCTTCTCGGCCTGCAGCGCCCCCTACGGAGTCCTGGTGGTCTACCGCAGCATCCTGGGGGAGAGCGAGgagctgtctccctccctgtaccTCACGGCCATCTGGCTGCCCAAGCTGTCCCTGCTCACCAACCCTCTGCTGTTCTTGACGGTGAACCGTTCCGCCCGGCGGTGCCTGCTGGACCTGGTGGCCCGGCTGCACAGACGCTACAGCCGCCGCAACGTGGTCAGTACCGCGGGGCTGGGTGGCGAGGGCGGAGCCGGGGGGCCCGTGGGGCTCGAGGCCTCGGCCCGCTCAGGTAGCCAGCTTCTGGAAATGTTCAACATTGGGCAGCAGCAGATCTTCCGACCCAccgatgaagaagaggaggaggtggagaatgagatccccacaaCAGGGCTTGGGACTCAGTTGAATGAGGACCTCCAGGAAAGGCCAAGACTTGTAGGGCAGGGGGAGGCCACTGGCCCCCACTTGGATACCTTGCCACAGGCTGGAGTTGGGGAGGGAACAGTTGTGGCCAAGGAGATCCCTCCCCCTGCCGTAGCTCTGCGGGGGTCCCCGATCCACACCTGCGCTTATACCTCCTCGGCACAGGTGGCCCCGGCCACGCCCACGGAGCCTGAGGACGCCACCCAGTTTGGGTTTGGGCCCTTTGAGCTGCCGCCCCAGTGGCTGCCTGAGACCAGGAACAGTAAGAAGAGACTGCTGCCCCCCTTGGGGAACACTCCGGAAGAGCTGATCCAGACCAAGCAGCCCCGCCCACGGCCCGAGCGCCGCATCAGCAGAAACAACAAGGTCAGCACGTTCCCCAGTGTTGACCCCTGA